In the genome of uncultured Pseudomonas sp., the window CAGGGCGCGCACTGCCAACTCCAGATATTTCTCCTCGATTACCACGGAGACCTTGATCTCCGAGGTGGAGATCATCTGGATGTTGATATTTTCCAGAGCCAGCGATTCGAACATACGACTAGCAACCCCAGCATGGGAGCGCATACCGACGCCGACGATGGAGACCTTGGCGATGTCGGTGTTACCCACGACTTCACGCGCGCCCAATTCTTGGGCGGTTTTCTCCAGCACCAGCATGGCATTGTTGTAGTCATTGCGATGCACGGTGAAGGTAAAGTCGGTGGTGTTATCGTGCGAAACGTTCTGCACGATCATGTCCACTTCTACATTGGCGGCACTGATCGGCCCGAGGATCTTGAACGCTACGCCCGGGATATCCGGTACGCCACGGATAGTCAGCTTGGCCTCATCGCGATTAAAGGCGATGCCAGAGATGATCGGCTGTTCCATGGATTCCTCTTCATCAATAGTAATGAGGGTGCCTGGACCCTCTTGAAAGCTGTGCAACACGCGCAGCGGGACGTTGTATTTGCCGGCGAACTCCACGGCGCGAATTTGCAGCACCTTGGAGCCCAGACTGGCCATCTCCAGCATTTCTTCAAAAGTAATCTTGCTCAGGCGCTGAGCCTTGGGCACGACCCGCGGATCGGTGGTGTAAACACCATCGACATCGGTATAGATCTGACACTCATCAGCCTTTAACGCCGCAGCCAGAGCCACACCCGTGGTGTCAGAGCCGCCACGCCCAAGGGTGGTGATATTGCCGTGCTCATCCACACCCTGGAAGCCAGCAACCACGACAACGCGGCCGGCCTTAAGGTCGGTACGTAGCTTCTGGTCGTCAATCTGCAGAATACGCGCCTTGTTGTGCGTACTGTCCGTCAGGATGCGCACCTGACTGCCGGTGTAGGACACCGCGGGCACGCCAACCTTGATCAGCGCCATGGCCAACAGGGCAATCGTCACCTGCTCGCCAGTCGAAACCATCACATCGAATTCACGCGGTACCG includes:
- a CDS encoding aspartate kinase, yielding MALIVQKFGGTSVGTVERIQQVAAKVKKFRENGDDIVVVVSAMSGETNRLVELAKQVSDGQPVPREFDVMVSTGEQVTIALLAMALIKVGVPAVSYTGSQVRILTDSTHNKARILQIDDQKLRTDLKAGRVVVVAGFQGVDEHGNITTLGRGGSDTTGVALAAALKADECQIYTDVDGVYTTDPRVVPKAQRLSKITFEEMLEMASLGSKVLQIRAVEFAGKYNVPLRVLHSFQEGPGTLITIDEEESMEQPIISGIAFNRDEAKLTIRGVPDIPGVAFKILGPISAANVEVDMIVQNVSHDNTTDFTFTVHRNDYNNAMLVLEKTAQELGAREVVGNTDIAKVSIVGVGMRSHAGVASRMFESLALENINIQMISTSEIKVSVVIEEKYLELAVRALHTAFELDAPAPSGE